Proteins from one Lonchura striata isolate bLonStr1 chromosome 6, bLonStr1.mat, whole genome shotgun sequence genomic window:
- the LOC144246554 gene encoding olfactory receptor 14J1-like has protein sequence MSNSSSISHFLLLALADTRQLQLLHFCLFLGISLAALLGNGLIISAVACGHHLHTPMFFFLLNLALSDLGSICTTVPKAMHNSLWDTRTISYSGCAAQVFFFAFFIASEFAFLTIMCYDRYVSICKPLHYGTLLGSRACAHMAAAAWASAFLNALMHTANTFSLPLCHGNALGQFFCEIPHIIKLSCSHSSLREFGLLVVTFSFGFGCLVFMVFSYVQIFRAVLRIPSEQGRHKAFSTCLPHLAVVSLFLSTDTFAYLKPPSMSSPSLDLAVSVLYSVLPPTLNPFIYSLRNHELKKSLRKAVTGYFSASSLSHNIKP, from the coding sequence atgtccaacagcagctccatcagccacttcctcctgctggcactggcagacacgcggcagctgcagctcctgcacttctgcctcttcctgggcatctccctggctgccctcctgggcaacggcctcatcatcagcgccgtagcctgcggccaccacctgcacacgcccatgttcttcttcctgctcaacctggccctcagcgacctgggctccatctgcaccactgtccccaaagccatgcacaattccctctgggacaccagaacCATCTCTtactcaggatgtgctgcacaggtatttttctttgcctttttcatTGCATCAGaatttgcatttctcaccatcatgtgctatgaccgctacgtgtccatctgcaaacccctgcactacgggaccctcctgggcagcagagcttgtgcccacatggcagcagctgcctgggccagtgcctttctcaatgctctcatgcacacggccaatacattttccctgcccctgtgccatggcaatgccctgggccagttcttctgtgaaatccctcACATcatcaagctctcctgctcacaCTCTAGCTTAAGGGAATTTGGGCTTCTTGTAGTCACCTTCTCTTTTGGCTTTGGCTGTTTGGTGTTCAtggttttctcctatgtgcagatcttcagggctgtgctgaggatcccctctgagcagggacggcacaaagccttttccacctgcctccctcacctggccgtggtctccctgttcctcagcactgacacatttgcctacctgaagcccccctccatgtcctccccatccctggatttggcagtgtcagttctgtactcagtgTTGCCTCCAACCCTGAATCCcttcatctacagcctgaggaaccatgAGCTCAAGAAATCTCTCAGGAAAGCTGTGACTGGATACTTTTCAGCCTCTTCATTGTCCCATAACATAAAGCCCTGA